A part of Pieris napi chromosome 9, ilPieNapi1.2, whole genome shotgun sequence genomic DNA contains:
- the LOC125052342 gene encoding solute carrier family 52, riboflavin transporter, member 3-B-like, producing MFMFGRRVSLDLALLIWGWGSWLGVNGIFVQLPQLVQRLPEQWALGSSVTVAVQIANSGILIYAFVMRFLPKITDAMFIYGLLTVGTTALFLNAFLYTETAYVGSTEKSVTFIVLTVFTAMVGTTSSVVFYPYMRNFREMYLSTYLVGEGFGGLLPAILSLIQGIGGPPECRLSSDGNSMEAIYPSARFDSTVFFCIVASLCATSIISFFFLNNYSGFDDERVSQDEKKELAKENTEIAEGSQIQVSQESMLGSYWMGLFILMAVINMFFNGLMPSLQTYSCLPYGRRAFHLAVTLGTIANPVACLAGVWFKMAGGRYIAAMLVTSAGLTVYITVTAVMSPTPPLYQETSGAVIIVIVWVVANALISYSRMWIYSKAREGGIKPMRVLGTIGQLGSALGSFTLFWVVNFGNFFEQAQDCPMPT from the exons ATGTTCATGTTTGGTCGGCGCGTGTCCTTGGACCTGGCCCTTCTGATATGGGGCTGGGGATCGTGGCTCGGAGTCAACGGTATCTTTGTGCAATTGCCGCAGCTCGTCCAAAGATTGCCTGAACAATGGGCTCTAGGATCATCAGTCACGGTGGCCGTGCAAATCGCAAACAGCGGTATTCTCATCTATGCCTTTGTAATGAGATTTCTGCCGAAGATCACTGACGCTATGTTCATCTACGGATTGCTGACCGTGGGCACAACGGCTCTCTTCCTTAACGCGTTTCTTTATACAGAAACTGCATACGTCGGTTCTACAGAGAAGTCAGTGACGTTTATAGTTCTTACTGTTTTCACTGCTATGGTGGGAACAACCAGTTCCGTGGTGTTTTATCCGTACATGAGAAACTTCCGTGAAATGTACCTATCTACGTACTTGGTTGGCGAGGGCTTCGGTGGGCTGCTACCGGCGATTCTGTCGCTCATACAGGGTATTGGAGGGCCACCAGAATGCCGACTGTCATCAGATGGCAACTCGATGGAGGCCATTTACCCGTCTGCCCGTTTTGATTCAACAGTGTTCTTCTGTATAGTGGCATCTTTATGTGCCACAAGTATTATCAGTTTCTTCTTCCTTAACAATTATTCTGGTTTTGACGATGAAAGAGTATCCCAGGATGAAAAAAAAGAACTGGCGAAGGAAAACACTGAGATCGCCGAGGGATCTCAAATACAAGTATCACAAGAGTCTATGCTGGGGTCGTACTGGATGGGGTTGTTTATTCTGATGGCTGTTATTAATATGTTCTTCAACGGTTTGATGCCATCGCTGCAAACATATTCCTGTTTGCCGTACGGAAGGCGTGCGTTTCACCTGGCCGTGACTCTGGGTACCATAGCCAACCCGGTAGCATGCCTGGCGGGAGTGTGGTTCAAGATGGCGGGCGGACGTTACATTGCAGCGATGTTGGTGACCAGCGCAGGGCTCACTGTCTACATAACTGTCACCGCCGTCATGTCGCCTACGCCGCCTCTCTACCAGGAGACTAGTGGTGCTGTGATTATT GTAATCGTATGGGTGGTTGCCAACGCGCTGATTTCGTACTCGCGCATGTGGATATATAGCAAGGCCCGGGAGGGTGGCATCAAGCCTATGCGGGTCCTGGGCACTATTGGCCAACTCGGATCAGCGCTGGGCTCCTTCACCCTGTTTTGGGTCGTCAACTTTGGCAACTTCTTCGAGCAGGCACAGGATTGTCCCATGCCGACATAA
- the LOC125052341 gene encoding solute carrier family 52, riboflavin transporter, member 3-A-like isoform X1 translates to MCGMSSAETTAAAGSEDAQVLLELRRTISLGVARLSEEKERAPCLPESRDSSSSSTMWTTRRRVTLDVLLVCWGLGTWLGVNGLFVELPVLIEGLPEGWTLPSAMVLAVQSANIGLLIYALLRNFSRISDIHCIYGLLTIGTIALFLNSFLYTKTAFIGGTERSIAFLALTFFVALVGCTSSVLFYPYLRHYRDIYLATYLIGEGLGGFTPSVLALIQGVGGEVECVLKPDNSSYIAVRPPPLFDSTVYITLLGLLSTISLISFCILHNYSGFASERVKEGAVAKEDEAAPRESLLQPQWVGVMVLAVVLNAVNNGIMPSVQSYSCMPYGKRAYHLAATLGSMANPMACLAGVWLRPLAGRYLAPLLALSAALFGFILLTAVQSPTPPMAGSNRGAVIVICCWVLCSGLVSYGRMWVYGWSRRGGARGMRICGALGQVGSALGSLAFYALINYTTFFQQTPDCPAQTI, encoded by the exons ATGTGTGGCATGTCATCAGCTGAAACGACGGCCGCCGCGGGTAGTGAAGACGCCCAGGTGCTCCTCGAGCTCCGTCGCACTATATCGCTTGGCGTCGCCAG GTTGAGCGAGGAGAAAGAGCGGGCGCCGTGTCTGCCGGAGTCACGGGATAGCAGTAGCAGCAGCACTATGTGGACAACGCGCCGCCGTGTGACGCTTGATGTGCTGCTGGTATGCTGGGGGCTAGGTACTTGGCTCGGTGTCAATGGCCTGTTTGTGGAGCTACCGGTGCTCATAGAGGGGCTACCCGAAGGCTGGACGTTACCTTCCGCCATGGTTCTTGCTGTGCAGTCGGCTAACATCGGTCTACTTATCTACGCATTGCTGCGCAACTTCTCGCGGATCTCTGATATCCATTGTATCTACGGTTTGCTCACTATCGGTACAATCGCCCTATTCCTTAACTCATTCCTCTACACGAAGACCGCCTTCATCGGGGGCACCGAGAGATCTATAGCTTTTTTGGCTTTAACGTTTTTTGTCGCCCTCGTCGGCTGCACAAGCTCGGTGCTGTTCTACCCGTACCTGCGGCACTACCGCGACATATACCTCGCTACGTACCTGATAGGCGAGGGGCTTGGCGGGTTCACGCCTTCCGTTCTGGCGCTTATACAGGGCGTCGGAGGTGAGGTGGAGTGTGTATTGAAGCCTGATAACTCAAGTTACATTGCGGTGCGCCCACCTCCACTCTTCGATTCCACCGTCTACATCACGCTTCTCGGTCTGCTGTCGACCATCAGTCTCATCAGCTTCTGCATTCTGCACAACTACTCTGGTTTTGCATCGGAACGCGTAAAAGAGGGTGCGGTGGCTAAAGAGGACGAAGCAGCGCCAAGAGAGTCGCTACTGCAACCGCAATGGGTCGGGGTGATGGTTTTAGCGGTAGTCTTAAACGCGGTCAACAACGGCATAATGCCATCAGTGCAGTCTTATTCGTGTATGCCGTACGGCAAGCGCGCCTACCACTTGGCGGCGACATTGGGTTCAATGGCTAACCCAATGGCGTGCCTCGCTGGGGTGTGGCTGCGACCTTTGGCGGGCCGTTACCTAGCGCCGCTTTTGGCGTTGAGCGCGGCACTTTTCGGCTTTATCCTATTGACGGCGGTGCAGAGCCCGACCCCGCCGATGGCGGGTAGCAACCGGGGCGCAGTAATAGTGATATGTTGCTGGGTGTTGTGCAGTGGTCTAGTGTCGTATGGCCGTATGTGGGTGTACGGGTGGTCGCGACGCGGAGGAGCTCGCGGCATGAGGATATGCGGTGCGTTGGGACAGGTGGGCTCGGCCTTAGGATCGCTCGCGTTTTATGCTCTCATAAACTACACCACCTTTTTTCAACAGACGCCCGACTGCCCCGCGCAGACTATATAG
- the LOC125052341 gene encoding solute carrier family 52, riboflavin transporter, member 3-A-like isoform X2 — protein sequence MMSLTRLSEEKERAPCLPESRDSSSSSTMWTTRRRVTLDVLLVCWGLGTWLGVNGLFVELPVLIEGLPEGWTLPSAMVLAVQSANIGLLIYALLRNFSRISDIHCIYGLLTIGTIALFLNSFLYTKTAFIGGTERSIAFLALTFFVALVGCTSSVLFYPYLRHYRDIYLATYLIGEGLGGFTPSVLALIQGVGGEVECVLKPDNSSYIAVRPPPLFDSTVYITLLGLLSTISLISFCILHNYSGFASERVKEGAVAKEDEAAPRESLLQPQWVGVMVLAVVLNAVNNGIMPSVQSYSCMPYGKRAYHLAATLGSMANPMACLAGVWLRPLAGRYLAPLLALSAALFGFILLTAVQSPTPPMAGSNRGAVIVICCWVLCSGLVSYGRMWVYGWSRRGGARGMRICGALGQVGSALGSLAFYALINYTTFFQQTPDCPAQTI from the exons ATGATGAGTTTAACAAG GTTGAGCGAGGAGAAAGAGCGGGCGCCGTGTCTGCCGGAGTCACGGGATAGCAGTAGCAGCAGCACTATGTGGACAACGCGCCGCCGTGTGACGCTTGATGTGCTGCTGGTATGCTGGGGGCTAGGTACTTGGCTCGGTGTCAATGGCCTGTTTGTGGAGCTACCGGTGCTCATAGAGGGGCTACCCGAAGGCTGGACGTTACCTTCCGCCATGGTTCTTGCTGTGCAGTCGGCTAACATCGGTCTACTTATCTACGCATTGCTGCGCAACTTCTCGCGGATCTCTGATATCCATTGTATCTACGGTTTGCTCACTATCGGTACAATCGCCCTATTCCTTAACTCATTCCTCTACACGAAGACCGCCTTCATCGGGGGCACCGAGAGATCTATAGCTTTTTTGGCTTTAACGTTTTTTGTCGCCCTCGTCGGCTGCACAAGCTCGGTGCTGTTCTACCCGTACCTGCGGCACTACCGCGACATATACCTCGCTACGTACCTGATAGGCGAGGGGCTTGGCGGGTTCACGCCTTCCGTTCTGGCGCTTATACAGGGCGTCGGAGGTGAGGTGGAGTGTGTATTGAAGCCTGATAACTCAAGTTACATTGCGGTGCGCCCACCTCCACTCTTCGATTCCACCGTCTACATCACGCTTCTCGGTCTGCTGTCGACCATCAGTCTCATCAGCTTCTGCATTCTGCACAACTACTCTGGTTTTGCATCGGAACGCGTAAAAGAGGGTGCGGTGGCTAAAGAGGACGAAGCAGCGCCAAGAGAGTCGCTACTGCAACCGCAATGGGTCGGGGTGATGGTTTTAGCGGTAGTCTTAAACGCGGTCAACAACGGCATAATGCCATCAGTGCAGTCTTATTCGTGTATGCCGTACGGCAAGCGCGCCTACCACTTGGCGGCGACATTGGGTTCAATGGCTAACCCAATGGCGTGCCTCGCTGGGGTGTGGCTGCGACCTTTGGCGGGCCGTTACCTAGCGCCGCTTTTGGCGTTGAGCGCGGCACTTTTCGGCTTTATCCTATTGACGGCGGTGCAGAGCCCGACCCCGCCGATGGCGGGTAGCAACCGGGGCGCAGTAATAGTGATATGTTGCTGGGTGTTGTGCAGTGGTCTAGTGTCGTATGGCCGTATGTGGGTGTACGGGTGGTCGCGACGCGGAGGAGCTCGCGGCATGAGGATATGCGGTGCGTTGGGACAGGTGGGCTCGGCCTTAGGATCGCTCGCGTTTTATGCTCTCATAAACTACACCACCTTTTTTCAACAGACGCCCGACTGCCCCGCGCAGACTATATAG
- the LOC125052173 gene encoding reticulon-3-B isoform X4 — protein sequence MARPKQSPRHAAQYVELPPRGPVEALVYWRNAARSGAALGAGLVLLVALALCSVVSVFAYCSLLALSAAVAFRIYKNVLQAVQKTNEGHPFKWLLERDVSVSAERAQALAASATAHLNAALHELRRLFLVEDLVDSLKFGVLLWCLTYLGACFNGITLVILGWIALFTLPKAYEMNKAQVDANLELARAKINEITAKVRAAVPLGRKTESDKEK from the exons ATGGCGCGCCCCAAGCAGTCGCCTCGCCACGCCGCGCAGTACGTTGAACTCCCACCGCGAGGACCAG TGGAGGCGCTTGTATACTGGCGCAACGCAGCACGATCGGGTGCAGCGCTGGGCGCGGGATTAGTCCTGCTGGTGGCACTGGCCCTCTGCTCTGTGGTGTCCGTGTTTGCCTACTGCTCACTGCTGGCACTTTCCGCCGCTGTCGCTTTCCGTATCTACAAAAATGTTCTTCAGGCCGTTCAGAAGACCAATGAAGGACACCCCTTCAA ATGGCTCCTGGAACGGGACGTGAGCGTGAGCGCGGAGCGGGCACAGGCGCTGGCCGCCTCCGCTACGGCACACCTTAACGCCGCCCTGCACGAGCTTCGCAG GTTGTTCCTGGTAGAAGATCTGGTGGACTCTCTGAAGTTTGGAGTTCTGCTGTGGTGCCTCACATACCTCGGGGCATGCTTTAACGGCATCACGCTCGTCATACTCG GCTGGATAGCGCTTTTCACGCTGCCTAAAGCTTATGAGATGAACAAGGCGCAAGTTGACGCCAATCTGGAATTAGCGCGCGCAAAGATCAACGAGATTACCGCTAA GGTCCGCGCGGCTGTGCCCTTGGGCAGGAAGACAGAGAGTGACAAGGAAAAGTAG
- the LOC125052173 gene encoding reticulon-3-B isoform X6, with protein sequence MASSGPSLCSVLDPLEALVYWRNAARSGAALGAGLVLLVALALCSVVSVFAYCSLLALSAAVAFRIYKNVLQAVQKTNEGHPFKWLLERDVSVSAERAQALAASATAHLNAALHELRRLFLVEDLVDSLKFGVLLWCLTYLGACFNGITLVILGWIALFTLPKAYEMNKAQVDANLELARAKINEITAKVRAAVPLGRKTESDKEK encoded by the exons TGGAGGCGCTTGTATACTGGCGCAACGCAGCACGATCGGGTGCAGCGCTGGGCGCGGGATTAGTCCTGCTGGTGGCACTGGCCCTCTGCTCTGTGGTGTCCGTGTTTGCCTACTGCTCACTGCTGGCACTTTCCGCCGCTGTCGCTTTCCGTATCTACAAAAATGTTCTTCAGGCCGTTCAGAAGACCAATGAAGGACACCCCTTCAA ATGGCTCCTGGAACGGGACGTGAGCGTGAGCGCGGAGCGGGCACAGGCGCTGGCCGCCTCCGCTACGGCACACCTTAACGCCGCCCTGCACGAGCTTCGCAG GTTGTTCCTGGTAGAAGATCTGGTGGACTCTCTGAAGTTTGGAGTTCTGCTGTGGTGCCTCACATACCTCGGGGCATGCTTTAACGGCATCACGCTCGTCATACTCG GCTGGATAGCGCTTTTCACGCTGCCTAAAGCTTATGAGATGAACAAGGCGCAAGTTGACGCCAATCTGGAATTAGCGCGCGCAAAGATCAACGAGATTACCGCTAA GGTCCGCGCGGCTGTGCCCTTGGGCAGGAAGACAGAGAGTGACAAGGAAAAGTAG
- the LOC125052173 gene encoding reticulon-3-B isoform X7 codes for MGSGDDAITLEALVYWRNAARSGAALGAGLVLLVALALCSVVSVFAYCSLLALSAAVAFRIYKNVLQAVQKTNEGHPFKWLLERDVSVSAERAQALAASATAHLNAALHELRRLFLVEDLVDSLKFGVLLWCLTYLGACFNGITLVILGWIALFTLPKAYEMNKAQVDANLELARAKINEITAKVRAAVPLGRKTESDKEK; via the exons TGGAGGCGCTTGTATACTGGCGCAACGCAGCACGATCGGGTGCAGCGCTGGGCGCGGGATTAGTCCTGCTGGTGGCACTGGCCCTCTGCTCTGTGGTGTCCGTGTTTGCCTACTGCTCACTGCTGGCACTTTCCGCCGCTGTCGCTTTCCGTATCTACAAAAATGTTCTTCAGGCCGTTCAGAAGACCAATGAAGGACACCCCTTCAA ATGGCTCCTGGAACGGGACGTGAGCGTGAGCGCGGAGCGGGCACAGGCGCTGGCCGCCTCCGCTACGGCACACCTTAACGCCGCCCTGCACGAGCTTCGCAG GTTGTTCCTGGTAGAAGATCTGGTGGACTCTCTGAAGTTTGGAGTTCTGCTGTGGTGCCTCACATACCTCGGGGCATGCTTTAACGGCATCACGCTCGTCATACTCG GCTGGATAGCGCTTTTCACGCTGCCTAAAGCTTATGAGATGAACAAGGCGCAAGTTGACGCCAATCTGGAATTAGCGCGCGCAAAGATCAACGAGATTACCGCTAA GGTCCGCGCGGCTGTGCCCTTGGGCAGGAAGACAGAGAGTGACAAGGAAAAGTAG
- the LOC125052173 gene encoding reticulon-3-B isoform X5 translates to MGSGDDAITHAWFDPQRLHPEVEALVYWRNAARSGAALGAGLVLLVALALCSVVSVFAYCSLLALSAAVAFRIYKNVLQAVQKTNEGHPFKWLLERDVSVSAERAQALAASATAHLNAALHELRRLFLVEDLVDSLKFGVLLWCLTYLGACFNGITLVILGWIALFTLPKAYEMNKAQVDANLELARAKINEITAKVRAAVPLGRKTESDKEK, encoded by the exons TGGAGGCGCTTGTATACTGGCGCAACGCAGCACGATCGGGTGCAGCGCTGGGCGCGGGATTAGTCCTGCTGGTGGCACTGGCCCTCTGCTCTGTGGTGTCCGTGTTTGCCTACTGCTCACTGCTGGCACTTTCCGCCGCTGTCGCTTTCCGTATCTACAAAAATGTTCTTCAGGCCGTTCAGAAGACCAATGAAGGACACCCCTTCAA ATGGCTCCTGGAACGGGACGTGAGCGTGAGCGCGGAGCGGGCACAGGCGCTGGCCGCCTCCGCTACGGCACACCTTAACGCCGCCCTGCACGAGCTTCGCAG GTTGTTCCTGGTAGAAGATCTGGTGGACTCTCTGAAGTTTGGAGTTCTGCTGTGGTGCCTCACATACCTCGGGGCATGCTTTAACGGCATCACGCTCGTCATACTCG GCTGGATAGCGCTTTTCACGCTGCCTAAAGCTTATGAGATGAACAAGGCGCAAGTTGACGCCAATCTGGAATTAGCGCGCGCAAAGATCAACGAGATTACCGCTAA GGTCCGCGCGGCTGTGCCCTTGGGCAGGAAGACAGAGAGTGACAAGGAAAAGTAG